The following nucleotide sequence is from Primulina huaijiensis isolate GDHJ02 unplaced genomic scaffold, ASM1229523v2 scaffold26229_ERROPOS72855+, whole genome shotgun sequence.
GAATTCGCAGTAAATgtattttaagattttcaaaGAATTTTATTGTACGTCATCGCTCAAGCAAAGAAAGAATCAACTGGACAAGGCCATTGTTGTGAACACTTTTTGCTTTCAGTGGCACCAGGTGGGTTGCCCCAAGATTTGGAATGAATAAGGATGAGTTAATGTCATTTGATAGctgaaatgtaatttttagaaACATTCTATACAAAATTTCAAGTTTTCCATGTGAAAAAGGCAATCACGCCTGACCCATGATTGATGGAATCCAGCAACAAGGATTAAACCATAAATCAGTTGGTAGAACTTACATGAAGTATGCCCACTTGGAAAACTCTTGTGCCCTTCTTTTAGATCACTATCTTTACCATGGCACACGACATCGCCCCATTGATCGTACTTCTGTTGAATCaggaatatattaaaattaacatgAAAGACTCTCCTATATACTGTATACTCCAAATTCTGTACTTTCAAAGATTCAAGATAGAAGCATCAAGAAACCCCAaaagattgaattttttttaaaagctggCCACAAAAGCGTGAACCTTCTAAACAAGAATCATTTGGTGATAAAATAAGTAATCATTCAGAATCTAGGATGACATACAGAGTTCCCGTCAGGAAAGCAACGCCAGAAAAAATCAGGGCGAGGCCTGCCGACTGCATTTTTTATCGCGTCTGTGAGGACACCGGTTATCAAAACAGCGAACAAGATTCCTGCAGTTCAGTAAGTCAAGCTCAGAGAACCATTTCAACCATTTTTAGTCTTCTGCTACAATAACAaatgttttatatgtttaaagCCGTAGCACCAAATACGAGAGAAAGTTGATATTATGTATTACCTAGTATGGCATTGTGTAGATCATAGACGTCTCTTCTTCGAATATAATATAGAATGAAAATGGCAAAAGGCAGCAAAACTGAATACAGCTGTTCACAAGAAAGTGATGTCATTAATACATGGTTTCCGAACACTTTTGGAATAAAACCATACTACCAAATCTAACAAGTGAAAAAGAGTTATTCGAGTTGTTACTAAGTGTACTCACAGGAACCGCCCATACTGGCACCGTGTCGTCTTTCATAGGATACTTAAGATCAGCCATCATGTCCTCTCCAACAAAACGATAGAACGGGTGCATTAGATATAAAATGATCTCTATTACTGCAAGTAGTATCAATATAAGCCAATCATGCTTGTGATTCTTGAAGAGTGCCCACCCGTGCGACTTAATGGTATGTTGACATTCGAGTCCAACCTCGTTTGGTCGACCCTGTTTTAAGAAATATCAACTTTTGAATCGAAGTTGATATTGCATGCGCTAAAAGATCCATCGATGAAAACTGATAGAGAAGAAGGCCACACTCGAATATAAAGAGTTTGTTTAAATCAGTATCGAGAATAAAAGGTGAAGCACTTTGCTTATCCTATTTCTTGTGTCATCAAAATATGCTGACCGATGGAGCTAGttaaaaaatttagtagagGGGGCAACTGATTGTATTACTCGCCTCCCGCTATATCCAATCTTGATCTCTGACTTCACAGCAAATGCTTAAAACTTTTTTGTTTTGAGTAAATCAGACTTAAAACTTGATACAAAATTTGGTGGCAACAAAGAACTCGAATCGGCATTGGAGTTGAAATCTTGCGCAGCAGCATAGAAAATTAACACCATTAACCTCAAAGACTCgaatttgttaaaaattaaaaccgTAATTAAAAAACTGATTAAACATATTGCCTTGAATCAATCCAAGCTCATTTACACCTAATACAGACTCAGTACCAAAAGCGTCGAATCTACCAGAAGTGATCTGGACTAATATTAATTTGAACAATTTCGCAACAAAGATTCgtttattgattaaaaaaacattCTTGCATAATAAATCAGGGAAAGGGGATAAAGATGAAATGAACAGAAATGATGACAAACCTGAAACATGGTCCAAAATTTGATGTAGGACAGAAAGAAATCAAATATCTCCAACCCGTTGGTCGCAAATCGCAATGGTAAAAAGGCAAACACTTCAATCACAGATTACTGGATTATATGAAGAATTTAACCCACAAAAGAAAGAGCTCGAGTGTCGGCAAAAAAAATCTTCAGCAACAGTTGATTACCAATATGGTGAATAAGAAATACCCAAAGACATAATATTCTGATTCAAATGACAAGAAAATGGAAGCTTTGACCTTGTACTAGTCCAAGAACTATAGATATTTCATTTTGGGGGTAGAAGTAATTCCAGTGATTGATTGTTCTTAttgtagtgtgtgtgtgtgtctatatatatatatatatatatatatatatatatcaacataTTTTTCTAGGAAAGAATGGCTACACAgtcatttaaaaatttgtagtttataaatttcaaaccaaAAAGACACGATCAGCCTAGGTGAGTGCAGACAGACGTGTGATAGAACCTTTCAAACATGACTAGTTCAAAAGTAAAAGTACTGAAGATAATGTTTCTTGTTGGCTCAATCTTAGTTTTTCAAACGAAGTTAATTTGccaacaaaattaattaataattccgCGTTGctctcttgtttttttttttttt
It contains:
- the LOC140967709 gene encoding lipid phosphate phosphatase 2-like; the encoded protein is MFQGRPNEVGLECQHTIKSHGWALFKNHKHDWLILILLAVIEIILYLMHPFYRFVGEDMMADLKYPMKDDTVPVWAVPLYSVLLPFAIFILYYIRRRDVYDLHNAILGILFAVLITGVLTDAIKNAVGRPRPDFFWRCFPDGNSKYDQWGDVVCHGKDSDLKEGHKSFPSGHTSWSFAGLGFLSLYLSGKIKCFDQRGHVAKLCIFFLPILAACLVGISRVDDYKHHWQDVFAGGLLGLVAATFCYLQFFPPPYHTQGWSPYAYFRAVEESRANVRSTEQPGHGISLQNVTVEGMNRQQSRIRGNSVYYNLDSTAHSMESGNR